In a single window of the Methylococcus sp. Mc7 genome:
- the fusA gene encoding elongation factor G → MARTTPIERYRNIGIMAHIDAGKTTTTERILFYTGVSHKIGEVHDGAATMDWMEQEQERGITITSAATTCFWRGMDGSFPEHRINIIDTPGHVDFTIEVERSLRVLDGACAVFCAVGGVEPQSETVWRQADKYGVPRLAFVNKMDRAGADFLRVVEQIRRRLGANPVPVQLPIGAEDEFKGVVDLLRMKAIWWDDSTQGTRFELGEIPPDMVSACASWREKMVEAAAESSEELMEKYLEEGELSVEEIKQGLRARTLANEIVPVLCGSAFKNKGVQAMLDAVVEFLPSPVDTPPVVGIVEEGLESSRESCDNAPFSALAFKIATDPYVGVLTFIRVYSGVLSSGDTVYNPVKGRRERIGRLVQMHANNREEIKEVRAGDIAAAIGLKDVTTGDTLCDPKEIITLERMEFPEPVISVAVEPKTKADQEKMGVALNKLAQEDPSFRVRTDEETGQTIISGMGELHLEIIVDRMKREFGVDANVGAPQVAYRETIRKAVEQEGKYVRQTGGRGQYGHVWLKLEPMEPGTGYEFVNAIVGGVVPKEYIPAVDKGIQEQLQNGVLAGFPVVDVKVTLFDGSYHDVDSSEMAFKIAGSMGFKEGARKASPVLLEPIMKVEVVTPEEYMGDVVGDINRRRGIIQGMDDTPAGKIVRCEVPLSEMFGYATDLRSATQGRATYSMHFEKYVEAPTHVADAVIKKSVS, encoded by the coding sequence GTGGCACGCACGACTCCTATCGAGCGCTATCGGAATATTGGGATCATGGCGCACATCGACGCCGGGAAGACCACTACGACCGAGCGCATCCTGTTCTATACGGGAGTTTCCCACAAGATTGGGGAGGTTCATGACGGTGCTGCCACCATGGACTGGATGGAGCAGGAGCAGGAACGAGGGATCACCATCACGTCCGCGGCCACGACCTGTTTCTGGCGGGGCATGGATGGCTCCTTCCCCGAGCATCGCATCAACATCATCGACACCCCCGGGCATGTCGATTTCACCATCGAAGTCGAGCGCTCGTTGCGGGTTCTCGATGGTGCCTGCGCCGTATTCTGTGCCGTTGGGGGCGTCGAGCCTCAGTCGGAGACCGTTTGGCGCCAAGCCGATAAATACGGTGTTCCCCGCCTGGCGTTCGTAAACAAGATGGATCGCGCCGGCGCCGATTTCCTGCGCGTCGTCGAGCAGATCCGGCGTCGTCTGGGCGCCAATCCGGTGCCGGTCCAATTGCCGATCGGGGCGGAGGACGAATTCAAAGGGGTCGTCGATCTGCTGCGCATGAAGGCGATCTGGTGGGATGACTCTACCCAGGGGACTCGCTTCGAGCTTGGTGAGATCCCGCCCGACATGGTTTCCGCCTGCGCCTCGTGGCGCGAGAAGATGGTCGAGGCTGCCGCGGAATCGTCCGAAGAACTCATGGAGAAGTACCTCGAGGAAGGCGAGCTGTCCGTCGAGGAAATCAAGCAAGGGTTGCGCGCGCGTACGCTGGCCAACGAAATCGTTCCCGTCTTGTGCGGGTCGGCGTTCAAGAACAAGGGCGTCCAGGCCATGCTGGATGCGGTGGTGGAATTTCTGCCTTCGCCAGTCGACACGCCGCCGGTTGTGGGAATTGTCGAAGAAGGGCTCGAAAGTAGCCGCGAGTCGTGCGATAATGCTCCTTTTTCGGCGCTTGCCTTTAAGATCGCGACCGACCCCTACGTCGGGGTGCTGACCTTCATCCGCGTCTATTCCGGTGTGCTCTCTTCAGGAGATACGGTCTACAACCCAGTAAAAGGCCGGCGGGAGCGTATCGGCCGGCTGGTTCAGATGCACGCGAACAACCGGGAAGAAATCAAGGAGGTTCGGGCCGGCGATATCGCGGCGGCGATCGGTCTCAAAGATGTCACGACCGGCGACACGCTGTGTGATCCCAAGGAAATCATCACCCTGGAGCGGATGGAGTTTCCGGAGCCGGTGATTTCGGTCGCCGTGGAGCCGAAAACCAAGGCGGACCAGGAAAAAATGGGCGTCGCGCTGAACAAGCTGGCGCAGGAGGATCCCTCGTTCCGGGTCAGGACTGATGAGGAAACCGGGCAGACGATCATTTCCGGCATGGGCGAGCTTCATCTGGAGATCATCGTCGATCGGATGAAGCGGGAGTTCGGGGTGGACGCCAATGTCGGCGCGCCGCAGGTGGCGTACCGGGAAACCATCCGGAAGGCCGTGGAGCAGGAAGGGAAATATGTTCGGCAGACCGGCGGGCGCGGGCAATACGGCCATGTTTGGCTGAAGCTCGAGCCGATGGAACCAGGGACGGGATACGAATTTGTGAATGCCATCGTCGGTGGCGTGGTTCCCAAGGAATACATTCCGGCGGTGGATAAGGGTATCCAGGAACAGTTACAGAATGGTGTCCTGGCAGGGTTTCCGGTCGTCGACGTGAAGGTGACCCTGTTTGATGGCTCTTATCATGATGTCGATTCGAGCGAAATGGCTTTCAAGATCGCCGGCTCGATGGGGTTCAAGGAGGGTGCCCGAAAAGCCTCGCCGGTGCTCCTGGAGCCGATCATGAAGGTCGAGGTCGTCACGCCGGAGGAATACATGGGGGATGTGGTGGGCGACATCAACCGCCGCAGAGGGATCATCCAGGGCATGGATGATACGCCGGCGGGCAAGATTGTTCGCTGTGAAGTGCCGCTCTCCGAAATGTTCGGATACGCCACCGATCTGCGGTCGGCGACCCAGGGCCGGGCAACCTACAGCATGCATTTCGAGAAATATGTTGAAGCGCCGACGCACGTGGCGGATGCCGTCATCAAGAAATCGGTGTCGTAG
- the rpsG gene encoding 30S ribosomal protein S7 has product MSRRRRSERREVIADPRFGSETLARFVNMLMVSGKKSIAEKIVYGALDHIEAKTSQDSLEVLTKALENVQPVVEVKSRRVGGATYQVPIEVRPARRMALGMRWLIDAARKRGEKGMVMKLAAEVLEAKENRGSAVKKREDTHRMAEANKAFSHYRW; this is encoded by the coding sequence ATGTCCAGAAGAAGAAGGAGTGAGCGGCGCGAGGTGATCGCCGATCCGCGTTTCGGGAGCGAGACGCTTGCCCGGTTCGTGAATATGCTCATGGTGAGCGGCAAGAAATCGATCGCGGAAAAGATCGTGTATGGCGCGCTCGATCATATCGAGGCGAAGACGTCGCAGGATTCTCTGGAGGTCCTGACCAAGGCGCTGGAGAACGTGCAGCCCGTCGTCGAGGTGAAGTCCCGGCGCGTGGGTGGCGCGACCTACCAGGTGCCGATCGAGGTGCGTCCCGCCCGGCGCATGGCGCTGGGGATGCGCTGGCTGATCGATGCCGCCCGCAAGCGCGGCGAGAAAGGCATGGTGATGAAGCTGGCCGCGGAGGTTCTGGAGGCGAAGGAAAATCGCGGCTCGGCGGTGAAGAAGCGCGAAGATACTCATCGAATGGCAGAGGCGAACAAGGCGTTTTCGCATTACCGCTGGTAA
- the rpsL gene encoding 30S ribosomal protein S12: protein MTTINQLVRKPRVSKKEKSNVPALEGCPQRRGVCTRVYTTTPKKPNSALRKVARVRLTNGAEVTSYIGGEGHNLQEHSVILIRGGRVKDLPGVRYHVVRGSLDTAGVQKRRQARSKYGAKRPKS, encoded by the coding sequence ATGACCACAATCAACCAACTGGTTAGAAAGCCGCGAGTAAGCAAGAAGGAAAAAAGCAACGTCCCGGCGCTCGAGGGCTGTCCCCAGCGGCGCGGGGTGTGTACCCGTGTTTATACGACGACGCCCAAGAAGCCGAACTCGGCGCTGCGTAAGGTGGCGCGCGTTCGTTTGACGAATGGTGCGGAGGTGACCTCCTACATCGGGGGTGAGGGCCATAACCTGCAGGAACACTCGGTGATCCTGATTCGCGGCGGCCGTGTGAAGGACTTGCCCGGTGTCCGCTATCACGTCGTGCGCGGCAGCCTGGATACGGCGGGCGTTCAGAAGCGTCGCCAAGCCCGTTCGAAGTACGGCGCCAAGCGGCCGAAGAGCTAA
- the rnd gene encoding ribonuclease D yields MPPAITYIDSPDELAAFCKAIGSSPWIAVDTEFVRDKTYYPKFCLLQIANGSRAACIDPLAIEDLREVEALLFNRAITKVFHAARQDLEIFFHRFQAVPAPIFDTQLAAPLVGHPEQIGYASLVSATLGVTVDKEHTRTDWTQRPLSAAQKEYAANDVIHLAALYPKIREQLDRLGRCSWLADDFAALENPGLYVNRPEDAWERIGGLERLKPDQFALAVRLAAWRENTAQQNDLPRNWILRDEALLEIALRKPRTRDALQALRGIDSRAVQRYGDAVIALVQTPDDGRAAPPQPRRVQRRSAQTEAVLDAMSALVRLRCIEHTINPAVVASRRDLEEALESPDSAKVLQGWRRALAGNDIRAFLEEKAILRMRGGELTLNGRD; encoded by the coding sequence ATGCCCCCGGCCATCACTTACATCGATTCGCCCGACGAGCTCGCGGCATTCTGCAAGGCCATCGGCAGTTCGCCCTGGATCGCGGTCGATACCGAATTCGTGCGCGACAAGACCTACTATCCGAAGTTCTGCCTGCTGCAGATCGCCAACGGCAGCCGGGCGGCCTGCATCGATCCGCTAGCCATCGAGGACCTGCGCGAGGTCGAAGCGCTGCTGTTCAATCGGGCGATCACCAAGGTGTTCCACGCAGCGAGGCAGGATCTGGAGATCTTCTTCCACCGCTTCCAAGCCGTTCCAGCCCCGATATTCGACACGCAGCTGGCCGCTCCCTTGGTCGGGCATCCCGAGCAGATCGGCTATGCCAGCCTCGTGTCGGCCACTCTGGGTGTGACCGTGGACAAGGAGCACACCCGCACCGACTGGACCCAGCGCCCCCTCTCGGCTGCGCAGAAGGAGTACGCGGCCAACGACGTGATCCATCTCGCGGCCCTGTATCCGAAGATTCGGGAGCAGTTGGACCGGCTGGGACGCTGCTCTTGGTTGGCGGACGATTTCGCCGCCCTGGAGAATCCCGGCCTCTATGTGAACCGGCCCGAGGACGCCTGGGAGCGCATCGGCGGACTGGAGCGCCTGAAACCCGACCAGTTCGCACTGGCGGTGCGCCTCGCGGCCTGGCGGGAAAACACCGCCCAGCAGAATGACCTGCCGCGCAACTGGATCCTTCGCGACGAGGCACTGCTGGAAATCGCACTGAGAAAACCCCGTACCCGGGATGCTCTGCAAGCGCTAAGAGGAATCGACTCGCGCGCGGTGCAGCGATACGGCGATGCAGTGATCGCCCTCGTCCAGACTCCCGACGACGGCCGGGCCGCGCCGCCGCAACCTCGCCGCGTTCAGCGCCGCAGCGCCCAGACCGAGGCCGTCCTCGACGCGATGTCGGCCCTGGTCCGCCTGCGCTGCATCGAGCACACCATCAACCCAGCCGTCGTCGCCAGCCGCAGGGACCTCGAGGAGGCGCTGGAGTCGCCCGACAGCGCCAAAGTCTTGCAGGGATGGCGGCGCGCCCTGGCGGGAAACGACATACGGGCCTTCCTGGAGGAGAAAGCAATCCTGCGCATGAGGGGCGGTGAACTCACGCTGAACGGCCGTGACTGA
- a CDS encoding bifunctional aminoglycoside phosphotransferase/ATP-binding protein has protein sequence MTEVGVPRAFPAGLTSADAYPHPVSGIRLIETHISWVFLTGTYAYKIKKPVDFGFLDFSTLDRRRRCCEEEIRLNRRLAPEIYLAVCPITGSPHTPRVDGDGPPFEYAVKMRQFAEGSLLTDMAGANTLIPDHIDALARLIAEFHGSIPRSGSADDYGSLSRIRGATMDNFAHIEAVLPPNQMDTGIAVLKATAERDHETLEGVFLSRKHEGYVRECHGDLHLANIALIGGKPVPFDAIEFNPALRWIDVISELAFLAMDLEARGLRRLAARLVNGYLAVTGDYGGMALWHYYLRYRAMVRAKIAVLSWQSAAQEAARTEHLASFRRYVDYALSVSPSRRPRLIVMHGVSGSGKTHVAAQIAEREGAIMIRSDVERKRLASHLHADPAQMYLPAFTRATYDKLLELATPSLRARLSVVLDATFLERRYRDDARQLADRSGAAFTIVAMEAPEAVLRQRILARQRAGADPSDADLGVLEKQLQSRLPLGEDEVPFTVACGPDSAVPELPAPTPP, from the coding sequence GTGACTGAGGTCGGCGTGCCGCGCGCATTCCCGGCTGGACTGACGTCCGCCGACGCATATCCGCATCCGGTTTCCGGCATCCGCCTGATCGAAACCCATATTTCCTGGGTATTCCTGACGGGAACCTACGCCTATAAGATCAAGAAACCCGTTGATTTCGGATTCCTCGACTTTTCGACTCTCGATCGGCGGCGGCGATGCTGCGAAGAGGAGATCAGGCTGAACCGCAGGCTCGCACCCGAAATCTATCTCGCCGTCTGCCCGATCACCGGTTCGCCGCATACGCCACGGGTCGACGGCGACGGCCCGCCGTTCGAATACGCGGTGAAGATGCGCCAGTTCGCCGAAGGTTCGCTGCTCACGGACATGGCGGGGGCGAACACATTGATACCGGACCACATCGATGCGCTGGCTCGCCTGATCGCCGAATTCCACGGTTCGATTCCACGCTCGGGCAGCGCGGACGACTACGGCAGCTTGTCCCGTATCCGCGGCGCGACGATGGATAATTTCGCCCATATCGAGGCCGTGTTGCCGCCGAACCAGATGGACACCGGTATCGCCGTGCTGAAGGCGACCGCCGAGAGGGACCACGAAACGCTGGAAGGCGTATTCCTTTCCCGGAAACACGAAGGCTACGTCAGGGAATGCCATGGCGATCTCCATCTCGCCAACATCGCTTTGATCGGCGGCAAGCCGGTTCCCTTCGACGCCATCGAATTCAATCCGGCACTGCGCTGGATAGACGTCATCAGCGAGCTCGCATTCCTCGCCATGGACCTCGAAGCGCGCGGCCTGCGCCGGCTCGCGGCCAGGCTGGTGAACGGGTACTTGGCCGTCACCGGCGATTACGGCGGCATGGCACTTTGGCACTACTACCTGCGTTACCGGGCCATGGTCCGGGCCAAGATCGCCGTACTGAGCTGGCAGAGCGCCGCGCAGGAAGCCGCGAGAACAGAGCATCTGGCCAGCTTCCGCCGCTACGTCGACTACGCCCTTTCGGTTTCGCCCAGCCGGCGGCCCCGGCTCATCGTCATGCACGGCGTTTCCGGCAGCGGGAAAACCCATGTGGCGGCGCAGATTGCCGAGCGGGAGGGGGCGATCATGATCCGTTCGGACGTCGAACGCAAACGGCTGGCGTCGCACCTCCACGCCGATCCGGCCCAGATGTACCTCCCCGCATTCACCCGCGCCACCTACGACAAGCTGCTGGAACTCGCAACACCCTCATTGCGCGCAAGGCTCTCCGTCGTACTCGACGCGACGTTCCTCGAACGACGATATCGGGACGATGCCAGACAGCTCGCCGACAGAAGCGGCGCGGCTTTCACTATCGTCGCCATGGAGGCGCCGGAAGCGGTCCTGCGCCAACGCATCCTGGCCCGCCAAAGAGCGGGGGCCGACCCCTCGGACGCGGACCTCGGCGTCCTGGAAAAGCAACTGCAATCCCGGCTCCCGCTGGGTGAGGACGAAGTACCGTTCACCGTAGCCTGCGGCCCCGACAGCGCGGTACCGGAACTGCCGGCCCCCACGCCGCCCTGA
- a CDS encoding beta-propeller fold lactonase family protein, whose amino-acid sequence MAAKRSVFLRAREAAALAAAFFASAASAAPFAYVTNQKDDSVSVIDTASGEVRTTLKVGKEPAGVAVSRNGNRVVVTNAGGSSLTLIDGRNQQVVGEIAAAEGQVGVAVDAEGRFAYVADWYGGTVSVVDLENRVAVRRLPAGNVPAGLVLAPGGSRLYVANRDDDAIAEMDPASGETLRTVKVGKHPFGIALDPSGELLFSANVESDDVSIVDVRTLSVIATVKVGERPYAVAYVAPYKRLFVTNQYDNTVSVIDVERRTVVDTIAVGEYPEGIALHPDGIHLYVANWFDNTVSVINGLSLKVERTISTGNGSRAFGEFIGGV is encoded by the coding sequence ATGGCTGCGAAGCGATCTGTCTTCTTGAGGGCCAGGGAGGCGGCGGCATTGGCCGCCGCCTTTTTTGCATCCGCCGCCTCGGCGGCGCCGTTCGCGTACGTCACCAATCAGAAAGACGACAGCGTCAGCGTCATCGATACCGCCAGCGGAGAGGTCCGAACCACGCTGAAGGTGGGGAAGGAACCGGCCGGCGTCGCCGTCAGCCGGAACGGCAACCGCGTCGTGGTGACCAATGCCGGCGGCAGCAGCCTCACGCTGATCGACGGGCGGAACCAGCAAGTGGTGGGGGAGATTGCCGCCGCCGAGGGCCAGGTCGGCGTGGCGGTCGATGCCGAAGGGCGGTTCGCCTATGTGGCGGATTGGTACGGCGGGACGGTCTCGGTGGTCGATCTGGAGAATCGGGTCGCCGTCCGCCGATTGCCGGCGGGGAACGTCCCGGCGGGACTGGTACTGGCGCCCGGCGGTTCGCGCCTCTACGTCGCCAATCGCGATGACGACGCCATTGCCGAAATGGATCCGGCGAGCGGGGAAACCTTGCGTACGGTCAAGGTGGGGAAGCATCCCTTCGGGATCGCCCTCGATCCCTCGGGTGAGCTCTTGTTTTCGGCCAACGTCGAGAGCGACGACGTTTCCATCGTCGACGTACGGACGCTGTCGGTGATCGCGACGGTGAAAGTCGGTGAGCGTCCCTATGCCGTGGCTTATGTGGCGCCGTACAAACGGTTGTTCGTCACCAACCAGTACGACAACACCGTCTCGGTCATCGACGTCGAGAGACGGACGGTCGTGGATACCATTGCGGTGGGGGAATACCCGGAAGGCATCGCCCTGCACCCCGACGGCATCCACCTCTACGTTGCCAATTGGTTCGACAACACCGTGTCGGTCATCAACGGCTTGTCATTGAAGGTCGAACGGACGATTTCCACCGGCAACGGCAGCCGGGCCTTCGGTGAATTCATCGGCGGCGTCTGA
- a CDS encoding SRPBCC family protein, translated as MKKILLVATGLLVAWTGSTFAHGPTRQKVTETIEISAAPAVVWGIIKDFDKGEWMPQVASTTGTGGNEKGATRELKLKSGGVIKEELKSYDAEKMSYSYKITEVDPKDLPVANYSSTISVTAAGAGAVVEWNGAFYRSFMNNNPPPEENDEAALKAVTSIYQEGLANLKALAEKK; from the coding sequence ATGAAGAAGATTCTGCTTGTCGCCACCGGCTTGCTGGTGGCCTGGACCGGTTCGACGTTCGCTCACGGTCCCACCCGTCAGAAGGTCACCGAGACCATCGAGATCAGCGCCGCTCCGGCGGTAGTTTGGGGCATCATCAAGGATTTCGACAAAGGCGAGTGGATGCCTCAGGTGGCCAGCACCACCGGCACGGGCGGCAACGAGAAGGGCGCGACGCGTGAGTTGAAGCTGAAGTCCGGCGGTGTCATCAAGGAAGAGCTCAAGAGCTACGACGCCGAAAAGATGAGCTATTCGTACAAGATCACCGAGGTCGATCCGAAAGACCTGCCGGTCGCCAATTATTCCTCCACCATCAGCGTGACGGCTGCCGGTGCCGGGGCGGTCGTGGAATGGAACGGTGCATTCTACCGCTCCTTCATGAACAACAATCCGCCGCCGGAAGAGAACGACGAGGCTGCGCTGAAGGCGGTTACTTCGATCTACCAAGAGGGCTTGGCCAACCTGAAGGCTCTGGCCGAGAAGAAATGA
- the sbcB gene encoding exodeoxyribonuclease I, whose product MAGTASFYWYDLETFGTDPARDRIAQFAGLRTDPEFNPIGPPDVLYCRPSDDVVPHPEACLVTGITPQRAAELGVPENAFISAIHRIFMQPGTCVLGYNTLRFDDEMLRHAFYRNLYDPYAREWKAGNSRWDVIDLARLAQALRPDGIEWPRDPEGFPVFKLERLAAANGIQHESAHDALSDVRATVGFAKLIAERQPRLFKFALENRARQAAERLLALGTWQPVLHVSEKFPASRQCIACVLPLCRHPRIATRVIVFDLARDPAQLLDLSVDEIRQRLFTPSAELPEGAERIPLKGVHTNRCPVVVPTSALRSADAERLGIDAALCRERARWVQDHADDIVPKVSAAFEADLPSESGLDPELMLYRGGFIPDADRRALDRVHRLAPDQLARYRPQFVDGRFGELLFRFRARNFPETLNAEERERWAAFRRGRLDGEGGGLSLAEFFSRIDRLRSQESDAGRRAILDALEAYGRNLSG is encoded by the coding sequence ATGGCTGGCACCGCATCGTTTTACTGGTACGATCTGGAAACCTTCGGGACCGACCCGGCCCGGGACCGCATCGCCCAGTTCGCCGGTCTCCGGACCGATCCGGAATTCAATCCGATCGGACCGCCCGACGTCTTGTACTGCCGGCCGTCGGACGACGTGGTTCCGCATCCCGAGGCCTGTCTCGTCACCGGCATCACCCCGCAGCGCGCCGCCGAACTCGGCGTGCCGGAGAACGCGTTCATCTCCGCCATCCATCGTATCTTCATGCAGCCGGGCACCTGCGTGCTCGGCTACAACACCCTGCGTTTCGACGATGAAATGCTGCGGCATGCTTTCTACCGCAATCTCTACGATCCTTATGCGCGGGAATGGAAAGCGGGCAATTCGCGCTGGGACGTCATCGATCTGGCCCGGCTGGCCCAGGCCCTGCGGCCGGATGGCATCGAATGGCCGCGGGATCCCGAAGGCTTTCCCGTATTCAAGCTGGAACGCCTGGCGGCGGCCAACGGCATCCAACACGAATCGGCGCATGACGCCTTGTCCGACGTGCGGGCGACCGTGGGTTTCGCCAAATTGATCGCCGAACGTCAGCCGCGGCTGTTCAAGTTCGCGCTGGAAAATCGGGCTAGACAGGCGGCCGAACGGCTGCTGGCACTGGGGACCTGGCAGCCCGTATTGCACGTCTCCGAGAAGTTTCCCGCCTCCCGTCAATGCATCGCCTGCGTGCTGCCGCTGTGCCGGCATCCCCGCATCGCGACGCGCGTCATCGTGTTCGATCTCGCCCGCGATCCGGCGCAATTGCTCGATCTGTCGGTGGACGAGATTCGCCAGCGGCTTTTCACGCCGTCTGCGGAGCTGCCGGAAGGTGCCGAGCGGATTCCGCTGAAGGGGGTGCATACCAATCGCTGCCCGGTGGTCGTCCCGACGTCGGCGTTGCGATCGGCTGACGCGGAGCGGCTTGGCATCGACGCCGCCCTCTGCCGGGAACGGGCCCGGTGGGTGCAGGACCACGCGGACGATATCGTCCCCAAGGTTTCAGCGGCGTTCGAGGCGGACTTGCCGTCTGAATCTGGCCTTGATCCGGAGCTGATGCTCTACCGGGGGGGCTTCATTCCGGATGCCGACAGGCGTGCTCTCGATCGGGTGCATCGTTTGGCCCCGGACCAGTTGGCCCGTTACCGCCCCCAATTCGTCGATGGCCGTTTCGGCGAGCTTTTGTTCCGGTTCCGGGCGCGGAATTTTCCGGAGACACTGAATGCCGAGGAACGCGAGCGCTGGGCCGCGTTCCGGCGGGGCCGCCTGGACGGCGAGGGCGGCGGGCTGAGTCTGGCGGAGTTCTTTTCCCGCATCGACCGGCTCCGGAGCCAGGAGTCCGATGCCGGCAGGCGGGCGATCCTGGACGCGCTGGAAGCGTACGGCAGGAACTTGTCCGGTTAA
- a CDS encoding DUF539 domain-containing protein: MTLFLITFAIIGFVILMMSVGVIFGRPAIKGTCGGLNGGDCICTQKCEKRLKLEAEGKA, from the coding sequence ATGACTCTATTCCTGATCACTTTCGCCATCATCGGTTTCGTAATCCTGATGATGTCCGTCGGCGTCATTTTCGGGCGGCCGGCGATCAAGGGTACCTGCGGGGGGCTAAACGGGGGCGACTGCATCTGCACCCAGAAATGCGAGAAGCGCCTCAAGCTGGAAGCCGAGGGCAAGGCCTGA
- the nqrF gene encoding NADH:ubiquinone reductase (Na(+)-transporting) subunit F, producing the protein MLEIILGVFFFTAIVVALVFVILGAKSKLVAEGNVEVLINGEKTIHVPIGSKLLTALADNNLFVSSACGGGGTCAQCRVQVLEGGGEILPTELSHITKREAAQGDRLSCQVTVKQNMKIHVHEEVFGVKKWECTVRSNRNVATFIKELVLDLPAGENVDFRAGGYIQIECPPYDCKFSDFDIEPEYREDWDKYNLWKIESHVKAPAIRAYSMANYPEEKGLIMLNVRIATPPWGKEDQLPPGVMSSYIFNLKPGDKVTISGPFGEFFARDTDKEMVFIGGGAGMAPMRSHIFDQLRRLKSKRKMSFWYGARSLREAFYVEEFDKLQAENPNFKWFLGLSDPKPEDNWTGYTGFIHNILYEQYLKNHPAPEDCEYYMCGPPMMNSAVIQMLLDIGVDRENIMLDDFGG; encoded by the coding sequence ATGTTGGAAATTATCTTAGGCGTATTTTTCTTCACGGCCATCGTGGTTGCCCTGGTCTTCGTGATCCTGGGCGCCAAGTCGAAGCTGGTGGCCGAGGGCAACGTGGAGGTACTGATCAACGGCGAAAAGACCATCCACGTCCCGATCGGCTCCAAGCTGCTGACCGCACTGGCCGACAACAACCTGTTCGTCTCTTCGGCCTGCGGTGGCGGCGGTACCTGCGCCCAGTGCCGGGTGCAGGTGCTGGAAGGCGGCGGCGAGATCCTGCCGACCGAACTCTCGCACATCACCAAACGCGAGGCGGCCCAGGGCGACCGGCTGTCCTGCCAGGTGACGGTCAAGCAGAACATGAAGATCCATGTCCATGAGGAGGTGTTCGGCGTCAAGAAATGGGAGTGCACCGTGCGCTCCAACCGCAACGTCGCGACCTTCATCAAGGAACTGGTGCTGGACTTGCCGGCGGGTGAGAACGTCGACTTCCGCGCCGGCGGCTATATCCAGATCGAATGTCCGCCCTACGACTGCAAGTTCTCGGACTTCGACATCGAGCCGGAATACCGCGAAGATTGGGACAAGTACAACCTCTGGAAGATCGAGTCGCACGTCAAGGCGCCGGCTATCCGCGCCTACTCGATGGCGAACTATCCGGAAGAGAAGGGCCTCATCATGCTCAACGTCCGTATCGCCACGCCGCCTTGGGGCAAGGAAGACCAGTTGCCGCCGGGTGTCATGTCGTCCTACATCTTCAATCTGAAGCCGGGTGACAAGGTCACCATTTCCGGTCCGTTCGGCGAATTCTTCGCCCGCGACACCGACAAGGAGATGGTGTTCATCGGCGGCGGTGCCGGCATGGCGCCGATGCGTTCGCACATCTTCGACCAGTTGCGCCGTCTGAAGAGCAAGCGCAAGATGAGCTTCTGGTACGGCGCCCGCAGCCTGCGCGAAGCCTTCTACGTGGAGGAGTTCGACAAGCTGCAGGCGGAGAACCCGAACTTCAAGTGGTTCCTCGGCCTGTCCGACCCGAAGCCGGAAGACAACTGGACCGGCTACACGGGCTTCATCCACAACATCCTGTACGAACAGTACCTCAAGAACCATCCGGCGCCGGAGGACTGCGAATACTACATGTGCGGACCGCCGATGATGAACTCCGCGGTCATCCAGATGCTTCTGGATATAGGGGTCGACCGCGAGAACATCATGCTGGACGATTTTGGCGGCTGA
- the nqrE gene encoding NADH:ubiquinone reductase (Na(+)-transporting) subunit E: MEAYINLFIKSVFIENMALSFFLGMCTFIAVSKKIETAVGLGIAVVIVQTLTVPANNLIYSYLLKEGALSWAGLRDVDLSFIALMACIGVIAAMVQILEMVLDKFFPALYNALGIFLPLITVNCAILAGSLFMIERDYNFSESVVYGVGSGFGWALAITAMAGVREKLKYSDVPAGLRGLGITFISAGLMALGFMAFSGIQL; the protein is encoded by the coding sequence ATGGAAGCCTACATCAATCTGTTCATCAAGTCGGTCTTCATCGAGAACATGGCCCTGTCGTTCTTCCTGGGCATGTGTACCTTCATTGCGGTATCGAAGAAGATCGAAACGGCCGTGGGCCTCGGCATCGCCGTGGTCATCGTGCAGACCCTGACGGTGCCGGCCAACAACCTGATCTACAGCTACCTGCTCAAGGAGGGCGCCCTGTCCTGGGCCGGCCTGCGCGACGTCGATCTCAGCTTCATCGCCCTGATGGCCTGCATCGGCGTGATCGCCGCCATGGTGCAGATTCTGGAGATGGTGCTCGACAAGTTCTTCCCGGCGCTCTACAACGCCTTGGGCATCTTCCTGCCGCTCATCACGGTGAACTGCGCCATCCTGGCCGGTTCGCTGTTCATGATCGAACGCGACTACAACTTCTCGGAGAGCGTGGTCTACGGCGTGGGCAGCGGCTTCGGCTGGGCGCTCGCCATCACCGCGATGGCCGGCGTGCGCGAGAAGCTCAAGTACAGCGACGTACCGGCGGGCTTGCGCGGCCTGGGCATCACCTTCATCTCCGCGGGTCTGATGGCGCTGGGTTTCATGGCCTTCTCCGGCATACAGTTATAA